Genomic segment of Bicyclus anynana chromosome 18, ilBicAnyn1.1, whole genome shotgun sequence:
GCGAAGTCATCTTTACGGCATTGCATACTATCGTCCTTCCCCTCTACGAAGAATTCCATCACTTATCCATCGTAAAACAACACTATAGTTCAAAGTCactgaatgatgatgaatgaaatgaatgaatgatttatGTATCCTCCAACCTAAATGAAGTTAAAATAGAACGAAGAACGAGTTGTATAACTTCTTTATGCCGGTCGTCTCTCTTTGTCTATGGCTTTGCAATAGTTCGTTCTCGATTTTTAAGAGCATATTGGTGTTCCAACTAGCGTGGTGGGCGCGCTGGTAGGTACCAAGTACCCTGCACTTGGTAGTGAGATTGCCGATCAGATACGTTGGTTGGCTGGGGTAGGTCTCCATGTGGTCTGGTCGAGGAATTGGATGCCGGAGGTGCGGTGTTTTGCTGCTCAGTGCCGCTTAACTACGGATCCTGCAAAGATGGAAACTTGGTTTTAGACGATGTTCCTCTTTCATGAGGGGCTTTTCTGCACTTACCTGCTCAAGTGCGGAAAAGCCCCTTTTTTCCGTTGTGCGTGGAAAGATGTCATTTTATAATCCCGAACAAATTTCGATTAAGGCAACTAATTCTATTAAAACACATCACACTGTttttttaaaggcgaaagtttgtatatgttTGTGTATATTTGTGACCTTTCCTTTACGCTGAAAATACTGTACCGATTgcgctgaaattttgaataaagaTAAGGCTATACCCTGAACATAGACTAATTTTATTGCAGAGAAACCcatggatcccgcgggatttgtgataaacctAATTCTACGCTATCAAGTCACGGctgtccgctagtaaataaaaaatacgcgACCGAAAGTTATCAAGCTTAtagaatgataataatcattaaaatcgaCTTCTCAAGTCCAGGTTTCTATTGATGTTTTTTAAAATCTCATTAATCAAATAACCTAAAAACTAATGACGATTGAATTGCGCGTATTTTAGGGCATTTACTCAGTTAGACACTCATTATAAGCTTTAATTTCAAGTTCTATTATCGCAAGTTAATGAAAAttgttttgaaacgtcaagattTTCTAGGTATTTGTAGCAAGTCTACTAACTGagagttctgctgagaagagctatAGTAAGAAACTCTCTTTACTCATTTTCTCTAATAaaaagttgctcttttaaaatatttgtttacttttaaatgATTAATCTACTTCTTGAGTAAAGATGAATTTaaatacagatatttttttaaagattagaGATTTGTCCGAGAAATGGGTAATTCAGAGATCCGCAACATGTTTTGTGTCGAGTTTTCAAAGCACAATAcaggtacatttttattttaaatataaataagtaataagaaattattttgataacaaaatatattcaatataaattgaatatatTGAAATGCAGGAATGCAATGAATTGAGGTATTTAGCTAGTTTAATATTGAAACACTTAGATTCTTCagcttgtttttgttttcaatattttaaaactttttcataGCATTAatgtgcaataaaaaaaaaattaaaaaatagaaatgaagATTAATATGTTCTGTTTCAGGTACTAAAAGTACTATCTAGTAGtactagattttatttttactaagttAACACAATTTATTCTAATGGTTGTGCAACAGCTACTTCACACAAACATATTCAAATTAACATAACAGccacgtcaaaaaaaatataacaaaactaaattcgtataaatataataaaaacattgatgcataattaaaaaaatgtctgccAACGAATCATCAAAAAAAGTTGTAGACCCCTGTGTGGTCACAGGTTCACCTTCAAAGTTACTTAAAAGTCGTAAAATCCTAAAGGACGTTAAATGAAATCCACTTATATCACTATCAGTCGATACACAAATCCGAACACAAGAAACCACCTCACCTCTATAAAAATAGTCTAATCGTcctaaaaacaaatcaaaacacTTCACAAAGTCCTATGTGCACGAAATTCAGAAATCGTCAGCCATCTTGGCGAAAATCCACTTCAGTATCGCCATAATGCGCCCGCCGCCGTCGCGCAAATACATCTTCAGTCCACCATTTTGGCGGACCGGCCAAATAGCCTCAAACGCTGCTTCCGCGCATCAACTTAGCGAATGCGATGTGCTGCTCTCCGGCCTTCTATTGCTAAATTGGCGGCCAAGACGGTCAAATGAATAAATAGGGAACATTGTCGTTAATTCCCTGGCCAATGGCGCGCTTGGACGCGTGGAATTGGACCATTTGGACGGCAGGGTCACGCAATTGCTGGGTCAAGACGCCGTTCTCGTAACGGTGGCACAAGGTTCTGCATATATGTATTTTGCTTCTAATTTATCACAAAATCTGGGCAATAGAGATTCGCAAGACAATTTTATTGCAAAACCGTCATTTTCCATTACCAAAAATAGTACTAGTAACGCCATTTCGTAGTTTTGTGGCACTATGTAGctaattaagaattaaaaaaaaccaagaaataataaacttaaaaaagcaACAACTCTATCTAAACATTGTTCAAAATCTAATTCACACATGTGGATGAATTTGGCTTTTCCAAACCATCGCTGCCTTTCTAAACTCAAGAATCAATACTAATGCCTGCTCTTCTAAACTGAGGTGGTCTTTATAAACTATCaatcttaattattaaaaaatatagaacataattaaataagtaaggATATATTTTGTGGGCTTGCGAATGAGCTTTTGAAAGAGATTTTCTTGCCGGCTTTATTTGATAGAAAATTTGATCCGACAGTAATAGCCAGCAGAAAATTTGCGTTCGACAGTACTCCAAAAGATTGAGTCTCCCTCTCATTCAAATGATCTTCCATCATCGATACGCACACTAAAACGAGCACCAATTCCAAGATGCACACATTGACAATTAAAGACAATCGACCGTAATGGACGCCATGTAAACTCCAATGcttttaattgatatttattgTCGCAATTAAACTTTTCGTTCTGCAATGAGTTTGTGAGGCGAATTTTATTGGAGCAGGGGACATCTTCGTCATAAAACGCTATTAAAGGAGCGTGCAAAAAATTGTAGCAAGTCAAAACTTAAAAGGTTAAATGCCCTGTGACCCAAAATGTTCTTGGTATACCAAAACATATCTACCATCTACACTGAAATATTGCTCTGGGGATTATGCTTAATTGTCCAAGAGGTTAATCTGTTTTTAAGACTTGATTCTGGATGACAGAAGATGTCTTCGCTGGTATAATCAACTTATTCCGGGTAGAATAAGTGCTCACTTGATGTGATTGACTTGATTGAAGACAACCCGTTTCTAACTCCGCGGCATGGAAGACCAATAGACGATAGTAAATGAATGCcatttattttggttttcaatgttttcaccTTCAATCTTAATAGGTCAAGTCAGACTGGATACGTGGAGGATCCGTGTTAATCCCCCATTAAAGATATACCTTTATGTGTATAATCGATCAATAATGTCGCTTTAAAAACCCATCATTTGGGTTTTATGGATCATTATCGATCGATTATACACATAAAGGTGTATCTTTAATAGGGGATTAACATCGTCATGAGTTATCCAATGTCTTATCACCACGATGACGTTCTTATCACCATAACCCCATAGCCATAATGGACGTGGGCCTTTTGCAtggatatttaaacaaaaaggtctagagccgccagcatcgtcatcaggtcgaccaacactgcgctttctggcgCGTGGTCACCATTGCAGTACATTGGGACCCCATCAGCTCATCAGCTCTTttaactatgtgccctgccctgcacattgccacttcagcttcgcaactggCTAAgttatgtcagtaactttggttcttctgtggatctcctcatttctaaatATATCAGAACAATGTTAATATACTCACCATTAATGGTATAACACCATTAAACTAATATAGCACTAGTCAATCAATCAGCATCGAATTTCTAATAATCTTCATTG
This window contains:
- the LOC112045937 gene encoding uncharacterized protein LOC112045937; this encodes METYPSQPTYLIGNLTTKCRVLGTYQRAHHASWNTNMLLKIENELLQSHRQRETTGIKKLYNSFFVLF